In one uncultured Methanoregula sp. genomic region, the following are encoded:
- a CDS encoding AMP-binding protein, protein MVEGSYTCGTSAVPLLGMTIGEMVNSIAAKYPDTDAVVSMHQDIRWTYREFLAQVDMVARALMGLGVEKGNRVGIWAMNYAEWVVVQFATSKIGAIMVNINPAYRTYELEYVLKQSEIQTLIIQGRFKTSDYMGMFYEACPEAYEAKPGRISCEKFPFLKNAIFLGDIPYNGMYTWEDFLKKADEISVDELVERGEGLSFDDPINIQYTSGTTGFPKGVVLTHHNVLNNGFIIGEGMSFSEKDRLCIPVPFYHCFGMVLSNLACVTHGSTMVLPAPAFDAEEVLKTVEKEHCTALHGVPTMFIAELAHPNFSKYDLRSLRTGIMAGSPCPIEVMKQVNTQMHMSEIVIVYGQTETSPGVTMTTTKDPVERRVTTIGRAFPHTELKIIDPNTGKIVPNGDIGEICARGYCVMKCYYNNPSATHATLDKDHWNHTGDLGTMDEEGYFKIVGRLKDMVIRGGENIYPREIEEFLHHHEKISDVYVVGVPDIKYGEELCAWVKMKPGQTMTEQDVKDYCKGKIAHYKIPRYVLFVNDFPITISGKIQKFKMREESIKVLGLEEADKVETA, encoded by the coding sequence ATGGTTGAGGGCAGTTACACGTGCGGAACATCAGCAGTGCCCCTGCTGGGTATGACCATCGGCGAGATGGTCAACAGTATAGCAGCGAAATACCCGGACACCGATGCGGTCGTATCCATGCACCAGGACATCCGGTGGACCTACCGGGAGTTTCTCGCGCAGGTAGACATGGTTGCCCGGGCCCTGATGGGCCTTGGCGTAGAGAAGGGCAACCGCGTAGGCATCTGGGCCATGAACTATGCCGAATGGGTAGTGGTCCAGTTCGCCACCTCCAAGATCGGCGCCATCATGGTGAACATCAACCCCGCGTACCGCACGTACGAGCTCGAGTACGTGCTCAAGCAGTCCGAGATCCAGACCCTGATCATCCAGGGCCGGTTCAAAACCTCGGACTACATGGGTATGTTCTACGAGGCCTGCCCCGAGGCCTACGAGGCAAAGCCCGGCAGGATCTCGTGCGAGAAGTTCCCCTTCTTAAAAAACGCGATCTTCCTTGGCGATATCCCGTACAACGGGATGTACACCTGGGAGGATTTTTTGAAAAAGGCGGACGAGATCTCTGTTGATGAGCTCGTCGAGCGGGGAGAGGGGCTCTCTTTCGATGACCCCATCAATATCCAGTACACGAGCGGTACCACGGGGTTCCCGAAGGGTGTTGTCCTGACCCACCACAATGTCCTCAACAACGGCTTCATCATCGGCGAAGGCATGAGTTTTTCCGAGAAAGACCGGCTCTGCATCCCTGTTCCCTTCTATCATTGTTTCGGCATGGTCCTCAGTAACCTTGCCTGCGTCACTCACGGATCAACGATGGTCCTCCCGGCACCCGCCTTCGATGCCGAAGAAGTCTTAAAGACCGTTGAGAAAGAGCACTGCACGGCACTTCATGGCGTCCCGACCATGTTCATTGCCGAGCTCGCCCACCCGAACTTTTCAAAGTATGACCTCCGCTCCCTGCGGACCGGCATCATGGCCGGCTCTCCCTGCCCGATTGAAGTGATGAAGCAGGTCAACACGCAGATGCACATGAGCGAGATCGTGATCGTGTACGGCCAGACCGAGACAAGCCCCGGTGTCACGATGACGACGACGAAAGACCCTGTTGAGCGCCGGGTCACGACCATCGGCCGGGCCTTCCCGCACACCGAGCTCAAGATCATTGACCCGAACACCGGCAAGATCGTACCCAATGGTGATATCGGTGAGATCTGTGCCCGGGGTTACTGCGTGATGAAGTGTTATTACAACAATCCCTCGGCCACTCATGCCACCCTTGACAAAGACCACTGGAACCACACGGGCGACCTCGGCACCATGGACGAGGAAGGCTACTTCAAGATCGTTGGCCGGCTCAAGGACATGGTCATCCGGGGCGGGGAGAACATCTACCCCCGGGAGATCGAGGAGTTCCTTCACCATCACGAGAAGATCTCCGATGTGTATGTTGTCGGTGTCCCGGACATCAAGTACGGCGAGGAGCTCTGCGCATGGGTGAAGATGAAGCCCGGCCAGACGATGACCGAGCAGGATGTGAAAGACTACTGCAAGGGGAAGATCGCCCACTACAAGATCCCGCGGTACGTCCTGTTCGTCAATGACTTCCCGATCACGATCTCGGGCAAGATCCAGAAGTTCAAGATGCGGGAAGAGTCGATTAAAGTGCTGGGTCTTGAAGAGGCTGACAAGGTCGAGACCGCGTAA
- a CDS encoding carboxymuconolactone decarboxylase family protein — MDKKTAFDVFQKECPELAERFNNLVEVQRTLNGLDAKTKQLINIAIQTSTRNAEGVRMHAFMAHEAGATKEEIVGAVVMNLHLTGLVTVLDCLPAALDGLDAAVRRQQQKKMT, encoded by the coding sequence ATGGATAAGAAAACTGCATTTGACGTCTTCCAGAAAGAATGTCCCGAGCTTGCCGAGCGGTTCAACAACCTTGTTGAAGTGCAGCGGACCTTAAACGGTCTCGATGCCAAGACAAAGCAGCTGATCAATATCGCCATCCAGACCTCCACCCGGAACGCAGAGGGCGTCCGGATGCATGCCTTCATGGCTCACGAGGCCGGCGCAACAAAAGAGGAGATCGTCGGTGCCGTGGTCATGAACCTGCACCTGACCGGCCTCGTGACCGTGCTCGACTGCCTTCCCGCGGCCCTCGACGGCCTTGATGCGGCAGTCCGCAGGCAGCAGCAGAAAAAGATGACCTGA
- a CDS encoding ABC transporter permease, translating to MTDTVSTCGQLCTEMNAAWAIAKKDILIYYLKPNIIVSGALFPLFMFLAFAIGRPAEPSVMIPGLIAITILFSASSIEPVSIPIERRMKTFDRLISAPISLHTVVLGESLSGFLYSIGIAFVPLIAGLVLFGTTIVSIGPLVLGLVLTSFCFATMGTLFSAYPTESPGDIMSMLNLVRLPLIFVSGVFIPVSQIPAAGQFIVYLSPLTYGNDLIQAAYSGTTLFHPLVDVVMICIFILLFQFVANRLYKKFND from the coding sequence TTGACTGATACGGTCAGTACCTGCGGGCAGCTCTGCACGGAAATGAACGCAGCGTGGGCGATTGCAAAAAAGGATATCCTCATCTATTACCTCAAGCCCAACATCATCGTTTCGGGAGCGCTCTTCCCGCTCTTCATGTTCCTCGCGTTCGCCATTGGCCGGCCGGCAGAGCCGTCGGTAATGATCCCGGGACTCATCGCGATCACGATCCTCTTCTCTGCCTCATCCATTGAACCGGTCTCGATCCCCATCGAGCGCAGGATGAAGACCTTCGATCGGCTCATCTCGGCCCCGATCTCCCTGCACACGGTGGTGCTTGGCGAGAGTTTGAGCGGTTTTCTCTATAGTATCGGGATTGCATTTGTCCCGCTCATTGCCGGGCTCGTACTCTTTGGCACGACCATCGTGAGTATCGGGCCGCTCGTGCTCGGTCTCGTCCTCACATCGTTCTGCTTTGCCACGATGGGAACGCTCTTCTCTGCATATCCGACCGAGAGCCCCGGGGACATCATGTCCATGCTGAATCTCGTCCGACTGCCCCTGATCTTCGTTTCCGGCGTTTTCATCCCCGTCAGCCAGATCCCGGCTGCCGGGCAGTTCATCGTCTACCTCTCGCCCCTGACGTATGGCAACGACCTGATCCAGGCTGCCTACTCGGGCACCACGCTCTTTCATCCTCTCGTTGATGTCGTAATGATCTGCATTTTTATCCTGCTCTTCCAGTTCGTGGCTAACCGGCTGTATAAAAAATTCAATGACTGA
- a CDS encoding FxLYD domain-containing protein, which produces MNNSSAVNMRTVLVILVLAGAVVIAGCMAASPDIVLPKIRLMKETSPDVQDCFFRVNDSAHSTNTGSFSEIRVTGYVSNTCTEPMDNLAVRGTFYDTNGREIASADTPVGYLGYNDVAAFSLSADTQYQEAFTYRLQPVILEPGKLF; this is translated from the coding sequence ATGAATAATAGCAGTGCGGTGAACATGCGAACGGTTCTTGTGATCCTGGTGCTGGCCGGCGCAGTAGTCATTGCCGGATGCATGGCTGCATCCCCGGATATCGTATTGCCGAAGATCAGGCTGATGAAGGAGACTTCCCCGGATGTGCAGGACTGCTTCTTCCGGGTCAATGATTCAGCTCACAGTACGAATACGGGTTCGTTTTCTGAGATACGCGTGACGGGGTATGTCAGCAATACCTGCACGGAACCCATGGACAACCTGGCGGTCCGCGGGACATTCTATGACACCAATGGCCGGGAGATTGCTTCAGCGGACACACCGGTCGGGTACCTGGGGTATAACGATGTTGCAGCGTTCAGCCTGTCAGCCGATACCCAGTATCAGGAAGCCTTCACGTACCGGCTGCAGCCGGTGATTTTGGAGCCGGGGAAATTATTCTGA
- a CDS encoding aryl-sulfate sulfotransferase: protein MNLRILFFWLCIVALLFTAGCTQPSSPAGSTTVSPSAPAAVPSATAISATPDAAASSAPSGSATPATTPVILNRGTVDPDFIVDISVPEKISPGTTLLADNHDPANPRIVEVNQLGGIVWEYPLPAELKSYNNPGWDVELLPNGNILTVIPRWGVYEISRDKKIVWKYLDPKVSHDVERLANGNTLVTFGAADTKNDAQVKEVDPKGNTVWSWHAGDFFDRAPYASISDEGWTHTNAATRLANGNTLISLRNFNIIVEVDPKGNPVRTIGEKLLTSQHDPEIQPNGNILLANQGIPMEALELDTNGAVVWRYPIKERYSWPVRDVDRLPNGDTLITAGDRIIEVTPDKQVVWQFRLTIPHFTDQMSATSRGFYKAQRIYG, encoded by the coding sequence ATGAACTTACGGATCCTGTTTTTTTGGCTGTGCATTGTCGCGCTCCTTTTCACAGCCGGGTGTACCCAACCTTCGTCCCCGGCCGGTAGTACTACGGTATCCCCGTCTGCACCTGCAGCCGTTCCATCGGCAACTGCCATATCAGCAACCCCCGACGCTGCTGCATCCTCAGCCCCGTCCGGGAGTGCCACTCCGGCCACGACACCCGTGATCCTGAACCGGGGGACCGTGGATCCCGATTTTATCGTTGACATTTCCGTTCCGGAGAAGATCTCCCCGGGAACAACTCTCCTCGCAGACAACCATGATCCCGCCAATCCCCGGATCGTCGAGGTTAACCAGCTCGGCGGGATCGTCTGGGAATACCCACTGCCCGCTGAACTGAAATCCTATAACAACCCGGGATGGGATGTTGAATTACTTCCGAATGGAAACATCCTGACCGTCATTCCCCGGTGGGGCGTGTACGAGATCAGCCGCGATAAAAAGATTGTATGGAAATACCTGGACCCAAAAGTCTCCCATGATGTCGAGCGGCTTGCGAACGGGAATACCCTTGTCACCTTTGGGGCAGCGGATACAAAAAATGATGCCCAGGTAAAAGAAGTGGATCCCAAAGGCAATACGGTCTGGTCCTGGCATGCCGGCGACTTCTTTGATCGGGCGCCTTACGCGTCCATCTCCGATGAAGGATGGACACATACCAATGCGGCAACCCGGCTTGCGAACGGCAACACCCTCATATCCTTGCGGAATTTCAATATCATTGTTGAAGTGGATCCAAAAGGAAATCCTGTACGGACCATTGGGGAGAAGCTGCTGACAAGCCAGCATGATCCGGAGATCCAGCCCAATGGAAATATCCTTCTTGCCAACCAGGGTATACCGATGGAAGCACTCGAACTGGATACGAATGGTGCTGTTGTCTGGAGATACCCGATAAAAGAGCGGTATTCCTGGCCAGTCCGGGATGTTGACCGGTTGCCGAACGGGGATACCCTGATCACGGCAGGTGACCGGATTATTGAAGTTACTCCGGACAAACAGGTTGTCTGGCAGTTCCGGCTTACTATTCCCCATTTCACGGATCAGATGTCTGCCACCAGCAGGGGATTTTACAAAGCCCAGAGAATTTACGGATAA
- a CDS encoding TMEM175 family protein: MTEETNEREGSLLNKVRLEALSDCIFAFAMTLLVISLSVPDTATLVPTNAYALQVLVNLYSGFVHYALAFLILGAFWLSQHIQFHSVRAPDRIFTWINLVTLMFVALLPFSASFSGAFAGVPVGAMVFELNLLVIGLGMSLQWWYATTGNRLTDPALEPAYIRKIRFRNLVVPAVSIIGILFALAGNTWSSAIYITLPVVFYYVEHTFG; the protein is encoded by the coding sequence ATGACTGAGGAAACGAACGAACGTGAGGGATCCCTCCTCAACAAGGTCCGGCTGGAGGCGCTATCGGATTGCATCTTTGCGTTCGCGATGACACTCCTTGTCATCAGCCTGAGCGTGCCGGATACGGCGACACTGGTACCAACCAATGCCTATGCTCTCCAGGTTCTTGTCAACCTCTATTCCGGTTTCGTGCACTATGCTCTTGCGTTTCTTATCCTCGGGGCCTTCTGGCTCAGCCAGCACATTCAGTTCCATTCAGTACGGGCCCCCGACAGGATATTCACCTGGATAAACCTCGTGACGCTCATGTTTGTCGCACTCCTCCCCTTTTCAGCATCCTTTTCCGGCGCTTTTGCCGGTGTCCCGGTCGGGGCAATGGTATTTGAGTTGAATCTCCTTGTTATCGGCCTCGGCATGTCCCTCCAGTGGTGGTACGCCACGACCGGCAACCGGCTGACAGACCCGGCGCTGGAACCGGCATACATCAGGAAGATCCGTTTCCGGAACCTCGTTGTCCCCGCGGTCTCCATCATTGGCATCCTGTTCGCACTGGCGGGAAACACCTGGAGTTCGGCGATATATATTACGCTGCCTGTCGTCTTTTATTATGTGGAGCACACCTTCGGGTGA
- the purB gene encoding adenylosuccinate lyase yields the protein MAVHPIEERYGTAEMRAVWSEKNRFSAIVKVEVALAKAEAHNGLIPAAAAVEISEKARNASLERAKAIELEISHDMMAIVKAISEVTGESGRWVHYGATSNDILDTATGLQLGQALNLIDEKLRRLLGVLLKRAVENKNLVCIGRTHGQHGVPTTYGLRFAIWASEVGRHIERLEQMRPRVVVGQMTGAVGTQAALGPKGIEVQSSMMEFLVMSSVDVSNQVISRDRYAEFFMFCAGVATTLDKIGVEIRSLQRTEIGEVEEAFGSKQVGSSTMPHKRNPIKSEQVCGLARIIRSAVEPALQNNTLWDERDLTNSSCERVLFPESSILTDHCLRLMTVVLEGLVINKTAIRRNLGFLHGINMAESVMIELTKKGMSRQDSHERIRAASMQALAEGKPLADVLGADPEIVRFCKKAEIDALLSPDSYIGTAILQVERLNEKLSPLCI from the coding sequence ATGGCAGTTCACCCCATTGAGGAGCGTTACGGCACAGCGGAGATGCGTGCCGTCTGGAGTGAGAAGAACCGGTTTTCTGCAATAGTAAAAGTCGAGGTAGCACTGGCAAAGGCCGAGGCCCACAACGGCCTGATCCCGGCAGCAGCGGCCGTAGAGATCAGTGAGAAGGCCCGCAACGCGTCGCTCGAACGGGCCAAGGCGATCGAACTCGAGATCAGCCACGACATGATGGCAATCGTAAAAGCGATCTCTGAAGTAACGGGCGAGTCCGGGCGGTGGGTGCACTATGGTGCCACGAGCAATGATATCCTTGATACGGCAACCGGTCTCCAGCTCGGCCAGGCCCTGAACCTGATCGATGAGAAGCTCCGGAGGCTGCTCGGTGTTCTCCTCAAACGTGCGGTCGAGAACAAGAATCTCGTCTGCATCGGCCGGACCCATGGCCAGCACGGTGTCCCGACCACGTACGGCCTCAGGTTTGCCATCTGGGCAAGTGAAGTGGGCCGGCACATCGAACGGCTCGAACAGATGCGTCCCCGGGTTGTTGTCGGACAGATGACCGGTGCTGTCGGGACCCAGGCAGCGCTCGGCCCAAAAGGCATCGAAGTCCAGTCTTCCATGATGGAATTTCTGGTGATGAGCTCGGTTGATGTCTCGAACCAGGTGATCTCCCGCGACCGGTACGCTGAATTTTTCATGTTCTGTGCCGGGGTAGCAACAACCCTCGACAAGATCGGCGTTGAGATCCGCTCGCTCCAGCGGACCGAGATCGGTGAAGTCGAGGAAGCCTTTGGTTCAAAACAGGTGGGATCCTCAACAATGCCGCATAAGAGAAACCCCATCAAGTCCGAACAGGTCTGCGGCCTTGCCCGTATCATCCGGTCTGCAGTTGAACCGGCGCTCCAGAACAATACGCTCTGGGATGAGCGCGACCTTACCAACTCGTCCTGCGAGCGGGTCCTCTTCCCGGAATCCTCCATCCTTACCGATCACTGCCTGCGACTGATGACCGTTGTTCTCGAAGGACTCGTTATCAACAAAACGGCAATCCGGAGGAACCTCGGATTTCTCCACGGCATCAATATGGCCGAATCGGTCATGATCGAACTCACCAAAAAAGGTATGAGCCGGCAGGACTCCCATGAGCGGATCCGGGCTGCCAGTATGCAGGCGCTTGCCGAGGGAAAACCTCTCGCAGATGTGCTGGGTGCCGATCCCGAGATTGTCCGGTTCTGCAAAAAAGCCGAAATAGATGCTCTCCTCTCCCCGGACTCCTATATCGGAACCGCCATCCTGCAGGTTGAGCGCCTGAACGAAAAACTTTCGCCGCTCTGCATCTGA
- a CDS encoding IS5 family transposase → MSGFGDYFLHQEYTKIAGLGNKLGEIRDIIDWEKFRPILNDMYRDNKEIGGRPHNDEILMIKMLVLAGWHGLSDYEVELLAIDRLSFRHFLGYPEKIPDRSTVWLFRENLTNHGKIHLIWDELQRQLDEQGYSIKRGTIQDASFITSDPGHAKADKPRGDVAKTRRSRDGTWARKGNKSEFGYKLHSLIDKEYQFVRRFDTSTASLHDNQIDLSQKGETVYRDKGYFGTVPFASIDKTMKRSVRGKPISTKDKRRNRAISRTRSLVERPFAVIKRVFHAGHVMVTTHLRVHAKNLFACFSYNLFNLVTVQKNHTV, encoded by the coding sequence ATGAGCGGGTTTGGGGATTATTTTCTGCATCAGGAATATACCAAGATCGCCGGACTGGGGAACAAGTTAGGAGAGATCCGGGACATAATCGATTGGGAGAAATTTCGTCCGATCCTCAACGATATGTATCGGGATAACAAAGAGATCGGAGGCCGACCCCATAACGATGAGATCCTCATGATCAAGATGCTCGTTCTTGCCGGCTGGCATGGCTTATCAGATTATGAGGTAGAACTCCTTGCCATAGACCGGTTATCGTTTCGACATTTTCTCGGGTATCCGGAGAAAATCCCCGATCGATCGACGGTATGGTTATTCCGGGAAAACCTGACGAACCACGGAAAGATCCATCTCATCTGGGATGAACTCCAGCGACAATTGGACGAACAAGGCTATTCGATAAAACGAGGTACCATTCAGGATGCATCGTTCATCACATCCGATCCCGGCCACGCCAAGGCAGATAAGCCCCGGGGAGATGTTGCAAAAACCCGACGAAGCCGGGATGGAACCTGGGCCAGGAAAGGTAACAAATCAGAATTTGGATACAAACTCCATTCACTCATCGACAAAGAATACCAGTTTGTCCGAAGATTCGATACATCAACTGCATCACTTCATGACAACCAGATTGATCTCTCGCAAAAAGGTGAAACGGTATACCGGGACAAAGGATATTTCGGAACCGTCCCTTTCGCCTCCATCGACAAAACAATGAAACGATCGGTTCGTGGTAAACCGATCTCAACGAAAGACAAACGCAGAAACCGGGCGATCAGCAGAACACGGTCTCTCGTTGAACGACCGTTTGCAGTGATCAAACGGGTGTTTCATGCTGGGCATGTGATGGTGACTACACACCTCCGGGTCCATGCTAAAAATCTCTTCGCCTGTTTCTCATACAATCTCTTTAATCTCGTAACTGTTCAAAAAAATCATACGGTCTAG
- a CDS encoding PhzF family phenazine biosynthesis protein: MPAELHLVDAFTSSPFRGNVAGVCIPDGPPDAEWMQKVAAELKHSETAFLLPAKENWNLRWFTPAQEVELCGHATLAAAFVLWTTGRVPRDKAIAFETLSGTLTVRQSGDWISMDFPAEPATASGPVPGLGRALGIDPLYVARNRFDILAELPSADDVCSLEPDLNALAAIPARGIIVTAASDLPHFDFVSRFFAPAVGVTEDPVTGSAHCCLGPYWGEKLKKTDLDGFQCSARGGTVKITLQGDRVILGGHAVHISSGRLLV, encoded by the coding sequence ATGCCAGCTGAACTGCATCTCGTTGACGCTTTCACGAGCTCCCCGTTCCGCGGGAACGTTGCCGGCGTCTGTATACCTGACGGGCCTCCCGACGCGGAGTGGATGCAGAAGGTGGCCGCCGAGCTTAAGCATTCGGAGACCGCATTTCTGCTCCCGGCAAAAGAGAACTGGAACCTGCGGTGGTTCACTCCAGCACAGGAAGTTGAGCTCTGCGGCCATGCCACGCTCGCCGCCGCGTTCGTGCTCTGGACAACCGGCCGGGTTCCACGGGACAAGGCGATCGCGTTTGAGACCTTATCGGGTACGCTCACCGTCCGGCAGAGCGGGGACTGGATCAGCATGGACTTCCCCGCGGAACCGGCAACCGCTTCCGGGCCGGTACCGGGTCTTGGCCGGGCGCTCGGGATCGATCCGTTGTATGTTGCACGGAACCGGTTCGATATTCTCGCGGAGCTCCCTTCGGCGGATGATGTCTGCTCCCTTGAACCCGACCTGAATGCCCTTGCCGCCATCCCCGCCCGGGGGATCATCGTCACGGCAGCCTCAGATCTCCCGCATTTCGATTTCGTTTCCCGGTTCTTCGCACCCGCAGTCGGGGTCACGGAAGATCCGGTTACCGGCTCGGCCCACTGCTGTCTCGGGCCGTACTGGGGAGAAAAACTTAAAAAAACAGACCTTGACGGGTTCCAGTGCTCGGCCCGGGGCGGGACCGTGAAGATCACCCTGCAGGGCGACCGGGTCATCCTTGGAGGCCATGCCGTCCACATATCATCCGGCCGGCTGCTTGTCTGA
- a CDS encoding ATP-binding cassette domain-containing protein gives MYAIEVLSLSKRFGDLQALSHVDFSVHEGETFGFLGPNGAGKTTTIRILTGISPPTEGTARIFGKDIVRETIAARRQIGIVHETSNIYTDLTAWQNLIFTAELYHVGKKEREKKAVELLELFGLLERRDDKTKGFSKGMKRRLTLAMGLINSPRLLFLDEPTSGLDVQSNLIIRDVIRDLNGEGVTVFLTTHNIEEANLACDRVAIINRGRIAAIDSPERLKKTIQSVQSVEVAFDAPVPVLPEDLEQIPRVSEVIKQGDKFRLITEDPPSVIDGVMAFAAARRARVISITTLGPSLEDVFIRLTGLDIRTKGVKTVD, from the coding sequence ATGTACGCCATCGAGGTTCTCTCGCTCTCAAAACGCTTCGGGGATCTCCAGGCGCTCTCCCATGTTGATTTTTCCGTACATGAAGGGGAGACGTTCGGGTTCCTCGGCCCGAACGGTGCGGGTAAGACGACTACCATCCGCATCCTGACGGGAATTTCCCCGCCAACAGAAGGAACTGCGAGGATCTTCGGAAAAGATATCGTCAGGGAGACGATTGCGGCCCGGCGCCAGATCGGGATCGTTCACGAGACCTCCAATATCTATACCGATCTCACGGCATGGCAGAACCTGATCTTCACCGCGGAACTCTACCATGTCGGGAAAAAAGAACGCGAGAAGAAGGCAGTGGAACTCCTCGAACTCTTCGGGCTCCTGGAACGCAGGGACGATAAAACGAAAGGTTTTTCGAAAGGGATGAAGCGGCGGCTCACGCTCGCCATGGGCCTCATCAACAGTCCCCGCCTCCTGTTCCTTGACGAACCCACATCCGGTCTCGACGTGCAGAGCAACCTGATCATCCGGGACGTTATCCGGGACCTCAACGGCGAGGGTGTGACCGTCTTTCTCACTACCCATAACATCGAGGAGGCCAACCTTGCCTGCGACCGTGTCGCCATCATCAACCGCGGGCGCATCGCGGCCATTGATTCTCCCGAACGGCTCAAGAAGACTATCCAGAGCGTCCAGTCGGTGGAGGTGGCATTCGATGCCCCGGTGCCGGTGCTTCCGGAGGACCTGGAACAGATTCCCCGGGTAAGCGAAGTGATCAAGCAGGGCGACAAGTTCCGGCTGATCACGGAAGATCCACCATCGGTGATCGACGGGGTCATGGCCTTTGCCGCGGCCCGCAGGGCACGGGTGATCAGCATCACCACGCTCGGGCCGAGCCTTGAAGACGTCTTTATCCGGCTCACCGGTCTCGATATCCGGACAAAGGGGGTGAAGACTGTTGACTGA
- a CDS encoding carboxymuconolactone decarboxylase family protein has translation MTSERYKRGWDTLEEIDGDAGEAVIASLRDIAPDLGKYIIEFPYGDVYSRPDLDLRSRQIAVVAALTALGNAAPQLKVHIHAALNVGVTRKEVVGIIITMAVYAGFPAALNGMAAAKEVFAERDRDGKS, from the coding sequence ATGACGAGCGAGCGCTATAAACGCGGATGGGATACGTTAGAGGAAATTGATGGTGATGCCGGTGAGGCAGTGATTGCCAGCCTCAGGGACATTGCCCCGGATCTTGGAAAATATATCATCGAGTTCCCGTACGGGGATGTCTACAGCCGCCCTGATCTGGACCTCCGTTCGCGGCAGATTGCGGTTGTTGCTGCGCTCACGGCGCTGGGCAATGCCGCTCCCCAGTTGAAGGTCCATATTCATGCAGCCCTCAATGTCGGGGTAACCCGTAAAGAAGTTGTCGGGATTATCATAACGATGGCCGTGTACGCAGGGTTCCCGGCGGCACTCAACGGGATGGCTGCGGCAAAAGAGGTATTTGCCGAGCGGGATCGCGACGGGAAATCCTGA